The Pseudanabaena sp. ABRG5-3 genome includes the window CTGCTGAAGGGTGAGGGGAAAGCGCTCTAACCAAGGATTTTTCACTAGAGCGCTACTATAAGAGGCGATCGCTAAATCAATAGTTTCAGAGCCAACTAGATCTTCTGTAGATACTATCAATTGTGAATTCTGTCTGTTTTTAATAATGGCTCGAAGTGGATAGGCACTCTCAAAAAATGCGAGTTCTGCTTCTAAATAATTACCTAATAGAAAGCTTGTCTCAAAGGCTTGAGTACCGTGGGCAAATTGGAGAAATAGCGCATAACGATGACTCTGTTTACCCCATAGCCAAGTTCGACTCACCCGCAACCGCTCCTCTATCTCTATTTGCTGCCCGATGACTAACCAGAGATCCTGTTGGAGATTTTTCGATGCAGATGGCTCCTGCTCTACGTTAGCCAGTAGCTCTGACTGGCTCTGTGTCCAACCAATTTGATTACGAATATCCGCTTGAATAGGTAAGGGAAGAGATTCTAAATGGCGAAATCCTTCTAGAAGTAAATGTAATTTGCCTAATTTAGCTAATAGTCTTTCTTCCCAACCTGTGCCAGAGACGATCAAACTAGGAATCTCTCGAATCTGTCTAGCTAAACTTGGGGCTTGGGCATCCACCATTCGCGCCGCAGGTTGCTCCCAAAACTGATAGGACTCAGTACGGACAGAAGTTAGCCCCTGACGCACCAAATCGCTTAGCCATACTTGTAATTCTTGTAATCCCGCCTCGACCTTTTTAAACCTAGCCTTAGCGCGTTTGGCTTGCGCCTCTGGATCAACTGTTTTTTCAGGTTCGCTCGCTTTTTGCTTTTGCTTTTCCTCCCGCTTAGCGCGAGATGCCATCCAATCAGCAACCCAATCTGGTGGTGTTCCATTAGTTAGAGATGTGGGGTGACTCACCAGCAGTAAAAACAAGCCTAGTCCATGCTTACAGGGAAACTTACGACTGGGGCAGCTACAGCGAAAGGCAGGTTCCGATAAATCGATTTGAGTACGGTATGGGGCTTTGCCACTACCCTGACATTCTCCCCAAATTATCTGTTGCTCTTGTCCTAGTCCATGCCATTTACTTAATGTTGCTAGGCTTTTACCGTTTTTGGCGGAGGCAGCATCAGGCGCTAATAGCAACACTTTCTCAGATGTCCAAGAACTACTTTCTACTGCTGAAAAATCTTGATTTTGCATAGACCGATATCCCTTTATCCTTTACTAAGCAACTGTTCTACTAAGGTAGTTAGCTGTTTTAACTTAATTGGTTTACTGAGATAGTCATTAGCTCCTGCGGCTAAACATTTCTCGCGATCGCCTGTCATTGCTAGGGCCGTGAGGGCAATAATCGGCATAGTAAACTGCTTGCTGCGAATGCGTTTGATCGCTTCAAGCCCATCAATTACTGGCATTTGAATATCCATCAGCACGAGATCAGGTTGCTCAATTTGTACCAGATCGATCGCTGTCTGTCCATCCTTAGCGACAATGACGCGGTAGCCTTTGGCAACCAGATAGTTAAATAGAGTCACAATATTTGCTTCGTTATCTTCTGCTAGTAAAATTACAGATGAGGGCGATGTATCATCACTCTCGCCAATAACATTATCTGATGCTGATACCTTTGATAATTTTTTGGGACGTGGCGTAGATCTTTCGTTATAGGGAAGTTTAATCTCAAAACAACTGCCAACACCAACTTGACTAGTAGCGGAAACATACCCACCATGTAGCTCAACAATCCGTTTAACTAGGGCTAATCCTAAGCCTGTACCCTCATATTGACGATTGAGAGCGCTATCGACTTGAATAAAGGGTTGAAACAACGTTTTGAGAGCCTCAGATTCAATGCCAATACCCGTATCGATCACGGCAAATCTAACCCAGTGAGTGATGGAATTAGCGATCGCACTTTGTAATTGTTCTGGCTTTGCCTCCTGCATAGTCACCTCTAAACTAACGGAACCTCCCTCTGATGTAAATTTCACAGCATTATTCAGAAGATTGATCAATACTTGGCGGATACGGCGTTCATCGATGGTTATTTCGGGCAGAGCGTTGGCACACTTAACTTGTAGGCGCACATTTTTTTGCATTGCCTGTTGTTTGACAAACATCACACTGGCTTGACTGATCTGTTCAAGATGGGTAGGATTGCAGTCTAAGTACAATTTGCCCGCTTCAATCTTAGCGAGATCAAGGATGTCATTAATTAGTTCTAGTAAATGATGACCACTCTTTTCGATAGTCTGTAATACTTTCTTTTGCTGCGGATTTAACTGACCAAATACCTGTTCTTGGAGACCTTCAGTAATACCAAGGATCGCGTTGAGGGGAGTACGCAGTTCATGGCTCATATTAGCGAGAAATTCATCTTTGAGGCGGGTAGCACGCTCAAGCTGTTCGTTAGATATCGCCAGTTTTTGATTCATATCAAGGAGTAATTGTTGGGCTTTTTGGCTTTCAGTGATATCTTCCGCTAACCCCTCGACTGCAACCAGATTATCCTCACTATCTCTAAGAGGATGCTCCGAGACCATAATCGTGCGTTCAGTTCCATCAATATGGGTAAATCGCAGACCAAATTGATGGAAGTCGATCTCACCTGCCGCCATTTGCCGCACAAATTCCAAAGCCTTCTGCAAATCCTCTGGATGCCATTTGATGAGATCAATCCAACTCCTACCAATAGTCTCTTCATATTCAAGACCAAATATCGGCATGAGACCACCGCTAATATAATTCAGAATGCCCTCAACTCCAGAATAGCTAAAGAAGACAAATTTATCTCCAATATCAATCACTAGTCGTTGGAATTGATCGCGACTTTGCTGCAATTGCTGCTCAATTTGTTTGCGGCGCGTAATATCCTGAAAAGTCCCCAATACTCCAATGATATTGCCTTCCCAATCTTGCAGTGGCACTTTATTGGTCTCCAGCCATCGCTCCTCACCCGTTGGCATCGAGATCTTTTCTTCGATGAAATATTTGGGTATGCGGGATTGCATGACTTGGTGATCATCAGCTCGAAAACCTCTTATTTGATCTAAGGTATAGGGGAAATCAAAATCAGTTTTACCCACAATTTCTGTCAGCGATGATAATCCTGTAGTTACTAAGAACATTTCATTACAACCTAGATATACAGAATTTAGGTCTTTCCAAAATACGGCAAAGGGAAAACCATCTAAAACAGTTTGGAGAAATTGTTGAGATTCTCTCAGAGCATTTTCTGATTTCTTGCGATCGCTAATATCCACGATGACAGCGACACAATCTTGCTCGGAAATCATCGTCGCTCCCACTAGCACATAAACATAATGTCCATCCTTGTGATAGTAGGCTTTTTCCCAAGGATCAATTGATTGATGCGTTGTTAGATGGGCGATCGCCGCAAGATCCTGCGGCACATATTCGGGGGGAGTCATCTGTTGCCAATTAATTTGCCCAGACTCCAACTCTGCTCTGGTATAGCCAAGCATTTCTAAAAAGCGATCATTTGCTTGCGTGATCTGACCGCTAAAGTTCGTAAATATCATCCCCACCACATTAAACTCAAACACGCGACGGAAGCGGATTTCACTTTCTTTGAGGGCAGTTTCCGCAAGTTGGCGATCGCGTTCAATCGCTTTCTGATCGGTAATATCTCTGGCAATTCCTACAAAGCCGATCACTTGATCATTGGTATCTTTGAGGGGTTTGATCGATATGCTCGAGGGAAACTGTGAACCATCTTTGCGAATACTTATCCATTCCTCTTCCCGCTCTACACCTTTTGCTGTCATCGCCATTAGCATTTCGTCATTAGCAATCTCTATATCCAATTCCTGAGAGACAGCATCCGCCCGATCGCTTAACTCCTGAAGATCATGCAGAGATAAAATGTTTGCAATATCAATCAATTCGCTCGCCTTATAACCAGACATCCTTTCTGCGCCTGCATTAAAGGTTTTCACAATGCCATGTAAGTCCGTGGAAACTATTGCATAATCCGTACTATCGAGAATCGCCTGTTGCAAACTGTTGACTTGCAAGAGTTCTTGGGTTTGCGCTTGCACTCTCGCCTCTAACTCTTGGTTGAGTTCCTGAAGTTGCAGTTCAGTTTCCTTGAGTTGCGTAATGTCCTGCACAGTTCCGTGAGATACCATTGGCGTACCGTCAAGATCATAGATAGTTTCACATTGTTCTTGGACATATTTAATGCGTCCATCAGGCATCAGCAAGCGATGCACAATTTTATAGGGTCGGCGATCGCTGAGGTGTTGAGTATAGGCATCATTGACCATTCCCCGATCATCGGGATGGATAGCATTGACAAAGACTTCATAG containing:
- a CDS encoding SWIM zinc finger family protein produces the protein MQNQDFSAVESSSWTSEKVLLLAPDAASAKNGKSLATLSKWHGLGQEQQIIWGECQGSGKAPYRTQIDLSEPAFRCSCPSRKFPCKHGLGLFLLLVSHPTSLTNGTPPDWVADWMASRAKREEKQKQKASEPEKTVDPEAQAKRAKARFKKVEAGLQELQVWLSDLVRQGLTSVRTESYQFWEQPAARMVDAQAPSLARQIREIPSLIVSGTGWEERLLAKLGKLHLLLEGFRHLESLPLPIQADIRNQIGWTQSQSELLANVEQEPSASKNLQQDLWLVIGQQIEIEERLRVSRTWLWGKQSHRYALFLQFAHGTQAFETSFLLGNYLEAELAFFESAYPLRAIIKNRQNSQLIVSTEDLVGSETIDLAIASYSSALVKNPWLERFPLTLQQVIPIHNEGKWLICDRAANMLPISLRFERGWTLLALSGGHPVTIFGEWNGNNFYPLSIWVGDKSYVA
- a CDS encoding PAS domain S-box protein; the encoded protein is MKSAIIRDPLMVDIKATVAEAIAQMVAGRSQCSVDYDAHHNMRMGISCVLIVEERQVIGILTERDVVRLITQSLPLDRLTVSDVMTHPVITLRESDFSEVLSAIKIFQQHHIRHLPIVDDQDHLVGLLTHDSLRQVFRPFELLRLRLVGEVMTSHVVCASPQASMWEIAQQMAEHQVSCVVIVEPLATQTSLLKPVGILTERDLVQLQSEEINLKNHLVNMRMSQPVLTVQPDDSLWAVQQRMEQKLIRRLVVTGAQGELLGIVTQSNVLKVFNPLEVYSLAEMLEAKVLQLEAEKAELLASRTAELERLVEERTASLRIAAERERLVAEIADRIRVSLDLQEILDICVSEVRDFLECDRVLVYQFQLDWSGIIIAESVAQGLSLSLGNHIQDSCFAEQTTNLYSDDQPIFVNNIYTAGYADCHVQLLEQYQVKANLVVPIRVSGQLWGLLIGHQCQDFRQWQTSDISLLRNISVQLAIAIQQSNAYQQLQNEINEQKKSEAELRRTEKLFREAQRIASLGNWELDLRTNHLYWSDEIFQIFEIDQQQFGATYEVFVNAIHPDDRGMVNDAYTQHLSDRRPYKIVHRLLMPDGRIKYVQEQCETIYDLDGTPMVSHGTVQDITQLKETELQLQELNQELEARVQAQTQELLQVNSLQQAILDSTDYAIVSTDLHGIVKTFNAGAERMSGYKASELIDIANILSLHDLQELSDRADAVSQELDIEIANDEMLMAMTAKGVEREEEWISIRKDGSQFPSSISIKPLKDTNDQVIGFVGIARDITDQKAIERDRQLAETALKESEIRFRRVFEFNVVGMIFTNFSGQITQANDRFLEMLGYTRAELESGQINWQQMTPPEYVPQDLAAIAHLTTHQSIDPWEKAYYHKDGHYVYVLVGATMISEQDCVAVIVDISDRKKSENALRESQQFLQTVLDGFPFAVFWKDLNSVYLGCNEMFLVTTGLSSLTEIVGKTDFDFPYTLDQIRGFRADDHQVMQSRIPKYFIEEKISMPTGEERWLETNKVPLQDWEGNIIGVLGTFQDITRRKQIEQQLQQSRDQFQRLVIDIGDKFVFFSYSGVEGILNYISGGLMPIFGLEYEETIGRSWIDLIKWHPEDLQKALEFVRQMAAGEIDFHQFGLRFTHIDGTERTIMVSEHPLRDSEDNLVAVEGLAEDITESQKAQQLLLDMNQKLAISNEQLERATRLKDEFLANMSHELRTPLNAILGITEGLQEQVFGQLNPQQKKVLQTIEKSGHHLLELINDILDLAKIEAGKLYLDCNPTHLEQISQASVMFVKQQAMQKNVRLQVKCANALPEITIDERRIRQVLINLLNNAVKFTSEGGSVSLEVTMQEAKPEQLQSAIANSITHWVRFAVIDTGIGIESEALKTLFQPFIQVDSALNRQYEGTGLGLALVKRIVELHGGYVSATSQVGVGSCFEIKLPYNERSTPRPKKLSKVSASDNVIGESDDTSPSSVILLAEDNEANIVTLFNYLVAKGYRVIVAKDGQTAIDLVQIEQPDLVLMDIQMPVIDGLEAIKRIRSKQFTMPIIALTALAMTGDREKCLAAGANDYLSKPIKLKQLTTLVEQLLSKG